A window of Ipomoea triloba cultivar NCNSP0323 chromosome 2, ASM357664v1 contains these coding sequences:
- the LOC116010393 gene encoding cyclic dof factor 1-like: protein MREVKDSEIKLFGKKIALPENGRVVLFDGAGEYAESCENDCGSERDRCSDDSKLNGSAGKGGADVDEIDTQKPEDDDKELLSEEFSEEKDQDQDMDELESTKNESESDNNVKTPPADEDSPSPKTSKTENDQTETNNSQQKTLKKPDKILPCPRCNSMDTKFCYYNNYNVNQPRHFCKSCQRYWTAGGTMRNVPVGAGRRKNKNSASHCRHITITEALQAARIDAPNGFHHPTYKPNGTVLSFGPESPLCESMASLLNLADKKVPNGMRNGFYKHEQGNSPNKVGENGDDCSSVSSVTTTSSVAGGKNLPQEAVMPNINGFPTPVPCLPGVPWPFPWNAAVPLPAICPPGFPMPFCPAPYWNCVVPGPWSLPWLAPPSPTANQKASSSSPNSPLGKHSREGELLSPNNPEAKESSEQKSSGNSVLVPKTLRIDDPDEAAKSSIWSTLGIKYDSISRGGLFKALQPKSDEKSHTATPPSALQANPAALSRSLSFQESA from the exons atgagagaaGTGAAGGACTCGGAGATCAAGCTGTTCGGCAAGAAGATTGCCTTGCCGGAGAACGGCAGGGTGGTGCTCTTCGACGGCGCCGGCGAATACGCTGAGTCATGTGAAAACGACTGTGGCTCCGAGCGCGATCGCTGCTCGGATGACAGCAAACTCAACGGTAGCGCTGGGAAGGGAGGAGCTGATGTTGACGAAATTGATACACAAAAGCCAGAGGATGATGATAAG GAACTTTTATCAGAAGAGTTTTCTGAAGAGAAAGATCAAGATCAGGACATGGATGAGTTAGAGAGTACTAAGAATGAGTCAGAATCAGACAACAATGTCAAAACTCCCCCTGCTGATGAAGACTCTCCTTCGCCAAAAACTTCCAAGACTGAAAATGATCAAACTGAAACAAACAATTCACAGCAGAAAACTCTGAAGAAACCTGATAAGATTCTCCCTTGCCCTCGTTGCAATAGTATGGATACAAAGTTCTGTTACTACAACAATTACAATGTCAACCAACCGCGTCACTTCTGCAAGAGTTGCCAGAGGTACTGGACTGCCGGGGGTACCATGAGGAATGTGCCGGTGGGGGCTGGTCGTcgcaaaaacaaaaattctgCGTCTCATTGCCGTCATATTACCATCACTGAAGCCCTCCAAGCAGCACGGATTGATGCTCCAAATGGATTTCACCATCCAACATATAAACCCAATGGCACTGTCCTGTCCTTTGGTCCTGAATCACCACTTTGTGAGTCTATGGCATCTCTTTTGAATCTTGCTGATAAAAAGGTGCCAAATGGGATGCGGAACGGTTTCTACAAGCATGAACAGGGGAATTCTCCTAATAAAGTTGGAGAAAATGGGGATGATTGCTCTAGTGTGTCCTCAGTCACTACTACAAGTTCTGTGGCAGGAGGTAAAAATCTCCCCCAAGAGGCAGTTATGCCAAATATAAATGGCTTTCCTACCCCGGTTCCTTGCCTTCCTGGAGTCCCCTGGCCTTTCCCATGGAATGCGGCAGTTCCTCTGCCAGCCATTTGCCCCCCTGGATTTCCTATGCCGTTCTGCCCTGCACCTTATTGGAATTGCGTAGTTCCTGGTCCATGGAGTCTTCCTTGGTTGGCTCCACCATCTCCAACTGCAAACCAAAAGGCATCAAGTTCCTCTCCTAATTCTCCCCTAGGGAAGCATTCTAGGGAAGGGGAGTTGCTTAGTCCCAACAATCCTGAGGCTAAAGAATCATCTGAACAAAAGAGCTCTGGAAATTCAGTTTTGGTTCCAAAAACTTTGAGGATTGATGATCCTGATGAAGCTGCAAAGAGTTCAATATGGTCAACACTTGGGataaaatatgattccattagCAGGGGTGGGCTTTTCAAGGCCTTGCAACCAAAAAGTGATGAAAAGAGTCACACAGCAACTCCTCCTTCAGCATTGCAGGCTAATCCTGCAGCACTATCTAGATCTCTCAGCTTCCAGGAAAGCGCCTAA